A window of Corallococcus soli genomic DNA:
CGGCCCTGCGCCTCGCGCGCCGTCACCAGCCGCCGGGCCAGGTCCCGCCCCACCCCGGGCAGCAGGGCCAGGTCCGCTTCGGACGCGGAGTTCAGGTCCAGCTTGAGCCCCAGCGCGAGCGCCCGGGCCCCCGTGGGCACGGTCCCCGGGCCGCAGGTGGCGAGGCCCGCCGCGTCCATCCGCACGGCCTCCGGCGGACAGTCGAGCGAGGGCCTCTCATCCGGCCAGCGCGCCCGGGCGACGACGCCCAGGGCGAGCAGCCCC
This region includes:
- a CDS encoding ComEA family DNA-binding protein, whose protein sequence is MSLGLLALGVVARARWPDERPSLDCPPEAVRMDAAGLATCGPGTVPTGARALALGLKLDLNSASEADLALLPGVGRDLARRLVTAREAQGRFTSWDDVDAVPGVGAAKLQTLRAAAVLESAAASGGVW